The following are from one region of the Thermincola ferriacetica genome:
- a CDS encoding purple acid phosphatase family protein: MGKAFFSNFIRLCILVPFLVFTACSSLSAANKPVNQATSSFVPDHIALTWILDPGKTQTISWKTGASVKKGVLQYAKLSDGAAFLYKARTINATVYQLLSDSGRINIDYATVNGLEPGNTYLYRVGDGKNWSSFHSFKTEPLVTKSFKFLIFGDSQSDGNYTSWKNTVRSAYKFNPDAKFFVVVGDLVDRGTSSAHWNAWFEGAKGVIDSIPAMVVRGNHETNRAFWSAQFKLPQNGPDGAKGLTYSFDYGDAHFVMLDNIEEKEIKALNAQKAWLANDLKNTKKTWKLVFFHKPPFYSKGKRANNYLKAAYGPIFDRYHVDVVFNGHDHVVARTYPMYGGQPAKSPSKGTIYYITGRSGSKYYKDSSRKSWDTFFYNPTDEPNYIIAEVSKNKLTLKSVKQDETCIDTYTINK; encoded by the coding sequence ATGGGAAAAGCCTTTTTTTCTAACTTTATTAGATTATGTATTTTGGTGCCTTTTCTGGTATTTACGGCCTGCTCATCATTATCCGCGGCTAACAAACCGGTTAATCAAGCCACAAGTTCTTTTGTTCCGGACCATATAGCCCTTACATGGATACTGGACCCCGGTAAAACTCAGACCATTTCATGGAAAACCGGGGCTTCAGTAAAGAAGGGTGTTCTCCAATACGCAAAATTGTCAGATGGGGCGGCATTCCTATATAAGGCAAGAACTATCAATGCCACAGTATATCAACTTTTATCAGACTCCGGAAGAATTAACATTGATTACGCAACAGTGAACGGTCTTGAACCCGGGAACACATATTTATATAGGGTCGGTGACGGCAAAAATTGGAGCAGTTTTCATTCGTTCAAAACGGAACCTTTGGTTACAAAGAGTTTTAAATTTTTAATTTTTGGGGACAGCCAGAGTGATGGCAACTACACCTCATGGAAGAATACAGTGCGGAGCGCTTACAAATTTAATCCTGACGCCAAATTTTTTGTAGTTGTGGGCGACCTGGTAGATCGCGGAACAAGCAGTGCCCATTGGAATGCGTGGTTTGAAGGCGCCAAAGGAGTAATTGATTCTATCCCGGCTATGGTTGTAAGAGGTAATCATGAAACCAACAGAGCATTCTGGTCCGCGCAGTTTAAGCTCCCCCAAAACGGACCTGATGGCGCCAAGGGCCTGACGTACTCTTTTGATTACGGGGATGCACATTTTGTAATGCTTGACAACATCGAAGAAAAAGAAATTAAAGCTTTAAATGCCCAAAAAGCATGGTTGGCTAATGACCTTAAAAACACAAAAAAAACATGGAAACTTGTATTTTTTCATAAACCTCCTTTCTACAGCAAAGGTAAAAGAGCAAACAATTATCTAAAGGCAGCTTATGGGCCAATATTTGACAGATATCATGTAGATGTGGTTTTCAATGGCCACGACCATGTAGTGGCAAGGACTTACCCAATGTATGGGGGTCAACCGGCTAAAAGCCCTTCTAAAGGTACAATATATTACATAACCGGTCGAAGCGGTTCAAAGTACTATAAAGATTCGTCCAGGAAAAGTTGGGATACATTTTTTTACAACCCAACTGACGAGCCCAATTACATCATAGCCGAAGTAAGTAAAAATAAACTTACATTAAAATCTGTTAAACAGGATGAAACCTGCATTGACACATATACGATAAATAAGTAA